One region of Brachyhypopomus gauderio isolate BG-103 chromosome 9, BGAUD_0.2, whole genome shotgun sequence genomic DNA includes:
- the LOC143523323 gene encoding uncharacterized protein LOC143523323, translated as MDYKTMFRDVLVRSQTYEKELQQLEASKHRALEEMQQMFEAELEETTHELDQCRDKLQQQEREFEETKNQMEAESNFELEEMRAQYECRLREEEEKHYYLVDTAAYRKVKIIDLENKIKNKNLEISQLMEYKQKLQEDVQSRDKDIVALKSEIQEKDMIIQDKETHIQDLEWKYQDLEKTKIELDENLKHLKTQIEPREIYLKETEKKIREMTAALKQYKLQNIQLHVSNDELKRILKAKEKELNTERQKVKNGETLGCRIKTDIINCIRVLQEPKKLKETVRKLYEHHVQGSDVCQEEKVSADVQSEFRRQRDYLEKKVASLTRKLAENEQKHKSRYDKLAEENFLLIREINEQRLAQDHVKKQTRAVQTQARGTLSKSSTHHKTMAERAVTQLTSEDKTEQKIQLRRPKIERLKLRGQGLSPPLPALSPSTKLPALKLPALKP; from the exons ATGGACTACAAGACAATGTTCCGGGATGTGCTGGTGAGGTCTCAGACCTACGAGAaggagctgcagcagctggaGGCCAGCAAGCACCGAGCCCTGGAGGAGATGCAGCAGATGTTCGAGGCCGAGCTGGAGGAGACGACGCACGAGTTGGACCAG TGCCGTGACAAGTTGCAGCAGCAGGAGCGCGAGTTTGAGGAGACTAAAAATCAAATGGAGGCGGAAAGCAACTTTGAGCTGGAGGAAATGCGCGCCCAGTACGAGTGCAGGCTGcgcgaggaggaagagaagcACTACTATCTCGTGGACACGGCGGCATACAGAAAGGTCAAG ATTATTGACCTGGAGAACAAaatcaagaacaagaacctggAGATCAGTCAACTAATGGAGTATAAGCAGAAGCTGCAGGAGGATGTCCAGTCACGGGACAAGGACATCGTGGCCCTGAAGTCGGAGATCCAGGAGAAGGACATGATCATCCAGGACAAG gaaacacacattcaggacTTGGAATGGAAGTACCAGGACCTGGAGAAGACTAAGATTGAACTGGATGAAAACCTTAAACATCTGAAGACCCAAATCGAGCCGAGAGAGATTTACCTCAAAGAGACGGAGAAAAAGATCCGGGAG ATGACGGCTGCGTTGAAGCAGTACAAGTTGCAGAACATCCAGCTACATGTGAGCAATGATGAACTCAAGCGGATACTGAAAGCCAAAGAAAAGGAATtgaacacagagaggcagaag GTCAAGAACGGCGAGACCCTGGGCTGCAGGATAAAGACGGACATCATTAACTGCATTAGGGTTTTACAAGAACCAAAGAAGTTAAAGGAAACTGTCCGCAAGCTGTATGAACATCATGTTCAAGGATCTGATGTG TGCCAGGAGGAGAAAGTCAGTGCAGACGTCCAGTCTGAGTTCCGCAGGCAGAGGGATTATCTCGAGAAGAAGGTGGCATCCCTGACCAGGAAGCTGGCTgaaaatgaacaaaagcacaaatcaCGCTATGACAAGCTCGCGGAG GAGAACTTCTTGCTGATCAGGGAGATCAATGAGCAGCGGTTGGCCCAGGATCACGTCAAGAAGCAAACGCGTGCCGTCCAGACTCAAGCCAGAGGGACCTTGTCCAagagctccacccaccacaaGA CAATGGCAGAGAGGGCAGTTACGCAGCTGACCTCGGAGGACAAGACCGAGCAGAAGATCCAGTTACGGCGACCCAAGATCGAGAGGCTGAAGCTTCGTGGCCAAGGCCTTTCTCCGCCCCTCCCGGCCCTGTCGCCTAGCACCAAACTGCCCGCCCTCAAACTGCCCGCCCTCAAGCCGTGA